The sequence TCTTCGACCCCGCCCATTTCGCCCCGTCGAGCGGATACGCCCTCTTCCCCGGCCCGGCCGAGACGCCGGCCGACCTGATCAACGAGGCGCGCAAGCGCCTGTAGTGTGCGCGCGCCCGTTCCCCGTCGATTCACCGTTGCCGCGACAGGTGCCGTATGGTATCCTCGCTTCCTGCGCGCGCCGACGCGGCGCGCGCGGCGCGACACGGTAACGCATTAATATAGAACATTTTGGAGTGTGCGCAGTGCCTGCGATCAGGAAGCTACGTCCAGACGTCTCGAGCCGCATCGCGGCCGGGGAAGCGATCGAGAGACCGGCGAGCGTCGTCAAGGAGCTGGTGGAGAACGCCCTCGACGCCGGGGCGACGCGCATCCGGATCGACATCGAGGAGGGCGGGCGATCGAGGATACGCGTCGAGGATGACGGCGCCGGCATCGCCTCGGCGGATCTGCCCCTGGCCATCGAGAGCTTCGCGACGAGCAAGATCTCGACTGTCGAGGACATCGAGGAACTCGAGACGCTCGGGTTCCGCGGCGAGGCCCTGGCGAGCATCTGCGCCGTCAGCCTGCTGACCATCCGTTCGCGGAGCGGGGAGGAGGAGGTCGGCCGCGAGAGGCGATGGCGCGCTGGCGTCCCGGAGCGCGACGAGCCATTCGTCAGGAACCGGGGAACCACGGTGGAGGTGCGGGACCTCTTCTTCAACCTGCCCGCCAGGCGGACCTTCATGTCGAGCGGGCAGGCAGAGACGCGACGAATCTCCTCGCTGGTGCAGGCCTTCGCCCTCGCCTCGCCGGAGACTGCCTTCTCCTTGTCGGACGGCGGCAGGGAGATCCTCTCGTATCCCGCCTCCTCGCCGGACGAGCGTGTCGAACTGGTCTTCGGGGCCTCCGTCTTCGAGCAGTTGCGATCGTTCGGGAAATCCTCCGGACGGATGTTTGCTCGCGGATACACGTCGCTGCCGGCCTTCACGCGCGGCAACCGCACCGCGCAGCACCTCTTCGTCAACGGCCGCTACGTGCGCGACCGGATGCTGAGCCACGCGATCCGGCAGGCCTACGAATCGCTCGTCCCCGCGGGACGATTCCCCGTCACGCTCCTTTTTCTCGACCTTCCCGGAAGCGATGTGGACGTCAACGTCCACCCGACGAAGGCCGAGATCCGTTTCCGCGACGAAAGAAGCGCTCACCGTCTCGTGGTGTCAGCGATCCGCGAGGCAGTCGGCGGCGGGGATTCCCTTTCCGAGCGCATCGATTCCGTCTACCGGGGCATCATCCCCGGCGAAATCGACGAGTTTCATCGCGACGCGGGTGGAAACGGGACCGCACAGAACGTTTTCGCATTCCCCACCACCCCCGCCCGCGAGGAGGGCAGGGACTACGGCGGCCCGGCCTCCCTCTTCGGCGAGGGGGACGCTGGCGATCCGGCGCCGCATCTCTACTGGCAGCTGCACCGCAGTTTCATCTTGATCCAGATACGGGGAGGGATGGTCGTCATCGATCAGCACGCCGCGCACGAACGCATCCTCTACAACAACGCGAAACGGAACATCTCGGGAAACCGCCCCGTCGTCCAGTCGTTGCTGTTTCCAGCGACAATCGACCTGACCCCCGGGGAATTCGAGCGTTTCGAGGAACTCGCGGACGTTCTCCCGTCGCTCGGCTTCGAAGCCGAATCCTTCGGCGGACGATCGATCATCGTCCGCGGCATCCCCGCCGGCGTGCGGAACTGGGACGAGGGACGGCTGCTCCGCGATATCTTCTCCGAGCGCTCGTCGGGCGTGGAGGGATTCCTCCGGACCTACGCGTGCAAGGCCGCCGTCAAGGCCGGCGACGCCCTCGCGCCCGAAGAGATGCAGAGCCTCGCCGACCGTCTCTTCGCGACGGACGCTCCATACACCTGTCCGCACGGACGACCGACGATGCTCCGCGTGACGCTATCCGATCTCGAAAAGCGTTTTCTTCGCACCCCGAAGGGGGACTGATGCCGAACGCGGCGGTCATAGCGGGCGCGACCGCAACGGGGAAGACCGCCCTCGCCGTTTCACTCGCCGCGACGCTCGATGGCGAGATCGTCTCGATCGATTCACGGCAGGTCTATCGCTCGATCGACATCGGCACGGCCAAGCCCGACGCGGCGGAGCGTTCCGCTGCCATTCACCACATGCTGGACCTGATCGGGCTCGAAGAGACGATCGACGCCGAGCGTTTCGCCTCCTCAGCCGCGGCGGCCGTCAGGGACATCATCGCACGCGGGAAGATCCCGATCCTCGCCGGGGGATCGGGCATGTACCTGCGGGCCCTCCTCGACGGCTTCTTCCGCGTCGATCTGGACGCGAGCGAACGGGCGCGATTCGCCGACGACGTGTCCGAACGGACGTCGGCCGTACTTCACGAACAACTCCGGGAGATCGACCCGGCGAGCGCCGACCGGATCCATCCGAACGACCGCTATCGCATCGTGAGGGCCCTCGAGGTCCACGCGCTCACCGGCGTGCCCCTCAGCGAGCATTTCGCCAGGCAGGGGGGGAGGGGCCGTCTCGAAGACGTCTCCGTCGTGAAGATCGGTCTCCGGATGCCGCGAAAGGAATTGCACCGGCGGATCGGGCGCCGGACGGAACGGATGTTCTCGGAGGGGCTCGTCGAAGAGGTCTCCCGCCTTCTCGACGGCGGCGCCGATCCCTCCTGGCCGGGGCTCCAGACGCTCGGGTATCCCGAGGCGATCGCCTGCGCGAGGGGCACGATAACCGTCGGGGAAGCGATCGAACGCGTGGCGGCCCGCACGCGGCAATACGCGAAACGGCAGGAGACGTGGTTCCGGAAGGAGCCGGACGTCGTCTGGCTCGACGCGCTGCGGCCGGACCTCCTGGAACTGGCCCTCGGCATCATCCGCGAGAGGTCGTTTCCCGCTTGACAGGAACTCCTTCGGTTGGTAGCTTGTAGCGCGGATACATCGGAAACACGCAACGAAGCGGGCATAACTCAGCTGGTAGAGTATCAGCTTCCCAAGCTGAGAGTCGCGGGTTCGAATCCCGTTGCCCGCTCCACTTTTATCCAACAATGCCAGTCAAGATCCATGCAATCGGGGGCACGAGCGGTTTCTTCCGGGCCGGCGACGAGATCCTCTCGATCGACGGCAGGCCGGTCGAGGATCAGCTCGATGTCCTGTTCCTTCCGGCGGGGGAGGAGAGCGCCGAATACGCGGTCAGGCGGGTCGACGGGCGCACGGCGCGCCGGCGCCTGCGCGCTGAGACCGTTGCGGCGGCGGACCTGCGTCTCGAGGAGTTGCGTTTCAGGAGCTGCCGGAGCCGGTGCGTCTTCTGCTTCGTCGACCAGATGCCCGGCGGCCTGCGGCAGTCCCTCTACGCGAAGGACGACGACTACCGGCTCTCCTTCCTCTTCGGCAATTACGTGACCCTCGCCGACGTCTCCGGGGAAGACATCGATCGGATCGTCGAATACGGACTCTCGCCGGTCTACGTCTCCGTCCACGCCCTCGACCGCGACGTTCGAGAACGTCTCTTCGGCCGGCCGATGCGATCGGACATCTTACGCACCATGAGGCGGCTCGCGCGCGGCGGCGTCACGATGCACGCGCAGATCGTTCTCGTTCCGGGATACAACGACGGCGAAGTTCTCGAACGCACCGTCGAGGGCCTGTTCTCGCTCTGGCCGAACGTCGCGTCGACATCGATCGTCCCCGTCGGGCTCACCCGGCACCGTCGGGGGCTAGCGCGTCTCGCGCGTCCCGGCGCCGCGATGTCAGGCGAGCTCGTCCGTGTCGCCGAATCGATGCGCGGGAGGTTCGCCGAGCGAACCGGAGGCGATCCCTTCCTCTATCTCGCCGACGAGATCCTTCTCGCCGCCAACCGGCGGATCCCGCCGGCCGAATGGTACGGCGACTTCCCGCAGCTCTCGAACGGCGTGGGCATGGCGCGCGTCTTCATCGACGAGACGGCCAGGCGCGCGGCGCGGCTCTCTCGCTGGCGGGGGAACGCTCGGCTCCTGCTGGTCACGGGGAAACTGGGAGGCCGCCTGTTCCGGCGCCACATCGAGCCGATCCTCGCGCCGCTCGGTCCGCGCATCGACGTCGCGCCGCTCGTAGTGACGAACCGCCTCTTCGGATCGTGCGTGACGGTGTCGGGTCTGCTGGCGGGAGCGGACATCGCGGCCGCGGCGAGAGAGGCCGATGCCGACCGCTGCCTCGTGCTGCCGCCGAACGTCCTCAACCACGAGGGTCGGTTTCTCGACGAATCGACGCCGGCATCGCTGGCGCGCGAGCTCGGCCGCCGCGTGATCGCCGCGCGGCAACATTTCCTCGAGCCCGGGGTCATCGGCCGCTGCGGACCCCGGAAGGGATCGCGATGAAACGTCCACCGGTCGTCGCCATCGTCGGCAAGCCCAACTCGGGCAAATCGACCCTCTTCAACCGCATCGTGGGATCGCGGCTCGCGATCGTCCACGAGACGCCGGGGGTAACGCGTGACACGATGCAGGTGCGGGCCGACTGGAACGGCCGCGCGTTCGACCTCGTCGACACGGGAGGCTTCGCCGAGGCGCACGAGGATCCCCTGCAGCCGCAGATCTCCGACCGCATCGTCAGGACGGCCGGGCGCGCCGACGTCATCCTTTTCGTGGCCGACGTCGACACCGGCCCGACCGCCGAGGACGGACGCCTCCTCAAGGCGCTCCGCGAATTCCGCGACCGGATGATCCTCGCCGTGAACAAGGTCGAGGCGGACGCCGACCGATGGAACGTGCACGAGTTCCATTCGCTCGGCATCGAACCCGTTTTCGAGGTGAGCGCGCTGCACGGCGGGGGAGTGGGGGACCTTCTCGACGCGATCGTTGAGCGATTTCCGGAAGGAGAAGTCGCCGCCGAGGATCCGGCCCTCCGGGTCACGATCGTCGGCAAGCCGAACGTCGGCAAGAGTTCTCTCGTGAACTCCCTGCTCGGCGAGGACCGACACATCGTCTCCGAGGAACCGGGCACCACGAGGGACAGCATCGACATCCGCATCCGGTGGCACGACCGGGAGATACTGATCGTCGACACGGCCGGCGTCAAGCGGAAGGCCAGGACGGAGCCGGGACTCGACGTGATCAGCTCCCTCAAGAGCCTGCGGAGCGTCCGCTTCGCGGACATCGTGCTCGTGATGCTCGACGCGACGGCGGGGATCTCCCGCCAGGACGTCCGTGTCGCCGCCGAGGGACATCGCGCCCGCAAGGGGGTCGCCGTGCTCGTCAACAAGTGGGACCTCGTCGAGAAGAACAATTCGACGGCCGCACGCTTCACGAGGGCGGTCCGGGAGGAGATGGCCTTCCTCTCGTACGCGCCGGTGCTCACCATCTCGGCCCTCACCGGCCAGCGCCTCGACCGGATCTTCCCCCTCTGCGTCCGCATCCAGGAGGCGCGGAACGCGCGGATATCCACCTCCGAGCTGAACCGCGTCCTCGAGACGATCACCGGTTCGAATCCGCCGAAGTTCTACCGCACCGGCACGGGAAAGATCTATTACGGCACCCAGACGGGCGTGGAACCGCCGACTTTCACCCTCTTTGTGAACAAAGCAGCGTATTTTCCTCGCTCCTATATACGTTATTTGAACAACAGCCTGAGAAACCTGTTTACCTTCGAGGGGACAGCCATTACAATCTCGCTGAAATCGAAGGAGAGGTGAGGATGGATCTGCTCCTGCGTATCGCAATGGTCGTTGTGCCGAGCTATTTGATCGGGGCGATCCCGTCGAGTTTCGTGGTGGGGAAACTCGTCCGCGGAATCGACCTCCGGGAGCACGGAAGCGGTAACCTCGGCGCGGCCAACACCTTCCGCGTGCTCGGACCCGGCGCCGCCGTTCCGGTGCTCGCCTTCGACATCATCAAGGGCTTCATCGCGGTCAGGTATTTCTCGACATTCGGGGGCCCGGGGATCTGGTACGGGATGCTCGCCGTCCTCGTCGTCGTCATCGGGCACAACTACTCCGTATTCATCGGTTTTTCCGGCGGCAAGGGCGTGGGGACGACGGCCGGCGCGTTCCTTGCCCTCGCGCCCTGGGCGGTCGCGTTCTGCATCGGCGTATGGATCGTCGTCCTGCTTCTGTCCCGCATCGTCTCGATCGCCAGCATGATCGCGTCCGCACTGCTCCCGTTCGCGGTGCTCTTCGAGAACAGGTATCTCGACAGGGAGGGGCACGTCGCAGTGCAATTACTGGCAGTCGCCGTGACGCTGCTGATTTTGTTTACCCACCGGGGAAACATCAGGCGGCTCGCTCGCGGCGAAGAGAAACGGATATTCTGATGAGTGCCTCGAAACGAACGAAAAAGGAACGGGTCGCGGTCATCGGCGCCGGCTCGTGGGGAACGACGCTTGCGCTCCTGCTGGACGGCAAGGGCATCGAGACACGTCTCTGGGAATTCTATCCCGAGCAGGCCGACCGTCTCCGCCGGGACGGGGAGAACGCGCGCTTCCTGCCGGGACTGCCGATTCCGCGAACGATCGCGATCACTTCCTCGATCGACGAGGCGATCGGCGGCGCGACGCACCTGCTCTTCGTCACGCCAAGCCACACGATGCGGGCCGTCGCCCGTCTCGTGGCCGCGTCGCCGGCCTTCGATCCGGACGTCACCGTCGTGAACGCATCCAAGGGGCTCGAAGAGGAAACGCTCAATCGAATGAGCGAGGTCCTCGGCCAGGAACTCCCCCTGCCAACAGCGCGCATCGTCGGGCTCCTCGGTCCCAGCCACGCCGAGGAAGTGAGCCGGAGGATGCCCACGTCGATCGTCGTCGCCGGCCCGGACAGCGCCGTCCTCAAGGATGTGCAGGATCTCTTCATGACCGAGTTCTTCCGCGTCTACACGAACACCGATCTCGTCGGGGTCGAACTCGGCGTCTCCCTGAAGAACACCATCGCGATCGCGGCGGGGATCTGCGACGGGCTCGGCCTGGGGGACAACACGAAGGCGGCCCTCATCACGCGGGGGCTGGCCGAGACGAGACGCCTGTCCATCAAGCTCGGCGCCCGGGAGGAGACGCTGATCGGTCTGGCGGGCGTGGGCGATCTCGTCGTCACCTGCATGAGCAGGCACAGCAGGAACCGTCACGTCGGCGAGGAGATCGGCAAGGGCCGGACGCTCCGGGAGATCCTCGACGAGATGGTCATGGTCGCGGAGGGGGTCAAGACGACGCGCGCCGCGAAGGAGCTCTCGAAACGCGCGGGCGTCGAGCTGCCCATAACCGAACAGGTCTACGAGGTCCTCTTTCACGACAAGGATCCGATGGAAGCCATCCGGGACCTCATGATGCGCAAGGCGAAGCGAGAGATGTGGACGTAGAGTCGAAACGAGTCACGATGAAGCGGACCGAACAGAAGCTGTACTACTCGATCGGCGAGGTCAGCGGCCTTCTCGACGTCAAGCCGCACGTCCTGCGGTACTGGGAAACGCAATTCCCCGCGCTCAAGCCGAGGAAGAACCGCGCGGGGAACCGGACCTACCGCGTCAGGGACATCAAGTACCTCCTGACCATCAGGAGCCTTCTCTACGACAAGGGCTTCACGATCCAGGGGGCGCGGCAGAAGCTCCGGGAGAGCAACAACAACCCGGACGTGCTCATCGAGCAGCTCGCGATACCGTTCGCCGATCCCGAGAAGCGGAGCGTTTTGATCTCGATCAGGAACGACCTGGTCGAGCTCAGGGAACTCGTCGAGCGCCTGTAGAGACGGCGGCGAGCGAGCTTTTCCGCTTGTTTCGGGCGGCCCCCGGTGATACATTATGCCGTGGTCGGGGCGTGGCGCAGTCCGGTAGCGCACTTGCATGGGGGGCAAGTGGTCGCTGGTTCAAATCCAGTCGCCCCGACCAGTTTCTGTCTCCACCGTATGCTGGCATACCTCTCATACCGGTTCTCCGCCTTCATCGTCCGGCGGGCCCCCCGTCGCGTTTCCTCGGCCTTCGAATCCATGATAGCCCGCCTGTTCCACTTCTTCCGCCCCCGCGTGCGCGGAAACACGAGGCGGAATCTCGACGCCGCGGGATCGGGCGCGTCGACGATCGAGGTGTTCCGGTTCTTCGCTCGTTCGACGGGGGATTTCCTGATGCTCGGCTCCGATCGCGGCAAGGCTCTCCTGGCTTCCTGCCGCTTCGAGGGCCGCGGGCGCCT comes from Candidatus Krumholzibacteriota bacterium and encodes:
- a CDS encoding NAD(P)-dependent glycerol-3-phosphate dehydrogenase, producing the protein MSASKRTKKERVAVIGAGSWGTTLALLLDGKGIETRLWEFYPEQADRLRRDGENARFLPGLPIPRTIAITSSIDEAIGGATHLLFVTPSHTMRAVARLVAASPAFDPDVTVVNASKGLEEETLNRMSEVLGQELPLPTARIVGLLGPSHAEEVSRRMPTSIVVAGPDSAVLKDVQDLFMTEFFRVYTNTDLVGVELGVSLKNTIAIAAGICDGLGLGDNTKAALITRGLAETRRLSIKLGAREETLIGLAGVGDLVVTCMSRHSRNRHVGEEIGKGRTLREILDEMVMVAEGVKTTRAAKELSKRAGVELPITEQVYEVLFHDKDPMEAIRDLMMRKAKREMWT
- a CDS encoding MerR family transcriptional regulator; the encoded protein is MKRTEQKLYYSIGEVSGLLDVKPHVLRYWETQFPALKPRKNRAGNRTYRVRDIKYLLTIRSLLYDKGFTIQGARQKLRESNNNPDVLIEQLAIPFADPEKRSVLISIRNDLVELRELVERL
- the miaA gene encoding tRNA (adenosine(37)-N6)-dimethylallyltransferase MiaA codes for the protein MPNAAVIAGATATGKTALAVSLAATLDGEIVSIDSRQVYRSIDIGTAKPDAAERSAAIHHMLDLIGLEETIDAERFASSAAAAVRDIIARGKIPILAGGSGMYLRALLDGFFRVDLDASERARFADDVSERTSAVLHEQLREIDPASADRIHPNDRYRIVRALEVHALTGVPLSEHFARQGGRGRLEDVSVVKIGLRMPRKELHRRIGRRTERMFSEGLVEEVSRLLDGGADPSWPGLQTLGYPEAIACARGTITVGEAIERVAARTRQYAKRQETWFRKEPDVVWLDALRPDLLELALGIIRERSFPA
- a CDS encoding DUF512 domain-containing protein, which encodes MPVKIHAIGGTSGFFRAGDEILSIDGRPVEDQLDVLFLPAGEESAEYAVRRVDGRTARRRLRAETVAAADLRLEELRFRSCRSRCVFCFVDQMPGGLRQSLYAKDDDYRLSFLFGNYVTLADVSGEDIDRIVEYGLSPVYVSVHALDRDVRERLFGRPMRSDILRTMRRLARGGVTMHAQIVLVPGYNDGEVLERTVEGLFSLWPNVASTSIVPVGLTRHRRGLARLARPGAAMSGELVRVAESMRGRFAERTGGDPFLYLADEILLAANRRIPPAEWYGDFPQLSNGVGMARVFIDETARRAARLSRWRGNARLLLVTGKLGGRLFRRHIEPILAPLGPRIDVAPLVVTNRLFGSCVTVSGLLAGADIAAAAREADADRCLVLPPNVLNHEGRFLDESTPASLARELGRRVIAARQHFLEPGVIGRCGPRKGSR
- the mutL gene encoding DNA mismatch repair endonuclease MutL yields the protein MCAVPAIRKLRPDVSSRIAAGEAIERPASVVKELVENALDAGATRIRIDIEEGGRSRIRVEDDGAGIASADLPLAIESFATSKISTVEDIEELETLGFRGEALASICAVSLLTIRSRSGEEEVGRERRWRAGVPERDEPFVRNRGTTVEVRDLFFNLPARRTFMSSGQAETRRISSLVQAFALASPETAFSLSDGGREILSYPASSPDERVELVFGASVFEQLRSFGKSSGRMFARGYTSLPAFTRGNRTAQHLFVNGRYVRDRMLSHAIRQAYESLVPAGRFPVTLLFLDLPGSDVDVNVHPTKAEIRFRDERSAHRLVVSAIREAVGGGDSLSERIDSVYRGIIPGEIDEFHRDAGGNGTAQNVFAFPTTPAREEGRDYGGPASLFGEGDAGDPAPHLYWQLHRSFILIQIRGGMVVIDQHAAHERILYNNAKRNISGNRPVVQSLLFPATIDLTPGEFERFEELADVLPSLGFEAESFGGRSIIVRGIPAGVRNWDEGRLLRDIFSERSSGVEGFLRTYACKAAVKAGDALAPEEMQSLADRLFATDAPYTCPHGRPTMLRVTLSDLEKRFLRTPKGD
- the der gene encoding ribosome biogenesis GTPase Der gives rise to the protein MKRPPVVAIVGKPNSGKSTLFNRIVGSRLAIVHETPGVTRDTMQVRADWNGRAFDLVDTGGFAEAHEDPLQPQISDRIVRTAGRADVILFVADVDTGPTAEDGRLLKALREFRDRMILAVNKVEADADRWNVHEFHSLGIEPVFEVSALHGGGVGDLLDAIVERFPEGEVAAEDPALRVTIVGKPNVGKSSLVNSLLGEDRHIVSEEPGTTRDSIDIRIRWHDREILIVDTAGVKRKARTEPGLDVISSLKSLRSVRFADIVLVMLDATAGISRQDVRVAAEGHRARKGVAVLVNKWDLVEKNNSTAARFTRAVREEMAFLSYAPVLTISALTGQRLDRIFPLCVRIQEARNARISTSELNRVLETITGSNPPKFYRTGTGKIYYGTQTGVEPPTFTLFVNKAAYFPRSYIRYLNNSLRNLFTFEGTAITISLKSKER
- the plsY gene encoding glycerol-3-phosphate 1-O-acyltransferase PlsY, with protein sequence MDLLLRIAMVVVPSYLIGAIPSSFVVGKLVRGIDLREHGSGNLGAANTFRVLGPGAAVPVLAFDIIKGFIAVRYFSTFGGPGIWYGMLAVLVVVIGHNYSVFIGFSGGKGVGTTAGAFLALAPWAVAFCIGVWIVVLLLSRIVSIASMIASALLPFAVLFENRYLDREGHVAVQLLAVAVTLLILFTHRGNIRRLARGEEKRIF